The Heyndrickxia vini genome contains a region encoding:
- the nrdE gene encoding class 1b ribonucleoside-diphosphate reductase subunit alpha, with amino-acid sequence MLAPELSKKVKEDTYFTLNNLLNLPKDGKIQLDKDKAAVKAYFLEYVNPNTVFFHSLDEKLDYLIENDYIKVDFLDKYDRKFVKKVFKSIYNKKFRFRSFMGAYKFYSQYAMKTDDGNRFLERYEDRLAFNALAIADGNEQLALDLAEELINQRYQPATPTFLNIGKKRAGEMVSCFLLTVSDDMNSIGRSINSALQLSKLGGGVGISLSNLRANNDPIRGVYGLADGVVPVMKMFEDAFSYANQGGARDGAGVVYLNIFHPDIVDFLSVRKENADEKVRIKTLSLGLIVPDKFYELIKNNDYMYLFSPHDVEKIYGKPFAYIDITKEYDRMVENPHIRKSKIKARDLETEISNLQNESGYPYIINIDNVNRANPIDGTIIMSNLCTEIFQVQKDSMINNDQTFEQLGNDVSCNLGSTNVTNLMGSPDFGKSVRTMLRALTYVTDHSSIDVVPSVKNGNDMYHSVGLGAMNLHGFLAKNQMYYGSPESLEFTDIYFMLLNYWTLVESNKISIETGKTFYEFEKSKYATGEYFDKYLNEPDFEFKHEKVKELFKDIFIPHHKDWQQLKESVMQYGIYNAYRLATAPTGSISYVNEATASIHPITQRIEERTEGKRGKVYYPAPYLTTETLPYYESAYDIDQRKVIDTYATAQKHVDQGLSMTLFMRSELPDGMYEWKINSEYPTKKTTRDLNILRNYAWKKGIKSVYYIRTYTDDGTEVGANYCESCSI; translated from the coding sequence TTGCTAGCACCGGAATTAAGTAAAAAGGTCAAAGAGGATACGTATTTTACCCTTAACAATCTATTAAATCTACCTAAAGATGGAAAGATCCAATTAGATAAAGACAAGGCAGCTGTTAAAGCTTACTTTTTAGAATATGTTAATCCTAATACAGTATTTTTTCACTCATTAGACGAAAAGTTGGATTATTTAATTGAAAATGATTATATTAAAGTCGATTTTCTAGATAAATACGATCGCAAGTTTGTCAAAAAAGTATTTAAAAGTATTTATAATAAAAAATTCCGTTTCCGTTCATTTATGGGGGCGTATAAGTTTTATTCCCAATATGCAATGAAAACCGATGATGGGAATCGATTTTTAGAAAGATATGAAGATCGCCTGGCCTTTAATGCACTTGCGATAGCTGATGGGAATGAACAATTGGCACTCGACTTAGCGGAAGAATTAATCAACCAGCGTTATCAACCGGCAACCCCTACATTTTTAAATATTGGTAAAAAGAGAGCAGGGGAAATGGTTTCGTGTTTCCTTTTAACAGTTTCCGATGATATGAATTCGATTGGCAGAAGTATCAACTCTGCTTTGCAATTATCCAAATTAGGCGGAGGAGTTGGAATCAGTTTATCGAATCTGCGTGCGAATAATGATCCGATTAGAGGCGTATATGGACTTGCTGATGGGGTAGTTCCCGTGATGAAAATGTTTGAGGATGCCTTTTCTTATGCCAACCAAGGTGGAGCGAGAGATGGTGCAGGTGTCGTGTATTTAAATATTTTCCATCCTGACATCGTTGACTTCTTATCTGTTCGAAAAGAAAATGCTGATGAGAAAGTGCGGATTAAAACATTATCACTTGGCCTCATCGTACCGGATAAATTCTATGAATTAATTAAAAACAATGATTATATGTATTTATTTTCTCCGCATGATGTTGAAAAAATTTACGGAAAACCATTTGCATATATAGACATCACGAAAGAATATGACAGGATGGTTGAAAATCCTCATATTCGTAAATCAAAAATTAAAGCGAGAGATTTAGAAACAGAAATAAGCAATCTTCAAAATGAAAGCGGCTATCCATATATCATTAATATTGATAATGTGAATCGCGCGAATCCGATTGATGGAACGATTATCATGTCTAATCTATGTACGGAAATTTTTCAAGTACAAAAGGATTCCATGATCAATAATGACCAAACCTTTGAGCAATTAGGGAATGATGTCAGCTGTAATTTAGGTTCAACCAATGTTACCAATCTAATGGGTTCACCTGACTTTGGAAAATCAGTGCGTACGATGCTGCGTGCTTTAACATACGTAACCGATCATTCGAGTATCGATGTCGTTCCTTCGGTGAAAAACGGGAATGACATGTATCATTCGGTTGGTCTAGGAGCTATGAATTTACATGGATTTTTAGCGAAAAATCAAATGTATTACGGCTCACCTGAAAGCTTGGAATTTACGGATATTTATTTCATGCTATTAAACTATTGGACCCTCGTTGAAAGTAATAAAATTTCAATCGAAACGGGTAAAACGTTCTATGAGTTTGAAAAGTCAAAATACGCAACAGGCGAATATTTTGATAAATATTTAAACGAACCGGATTTTGAATTTAAACATGAAAAAGTGAAAGAACTATTTAAAGATATTTTTATTCCACATCATAAAGACTGGCAACAATTAAAAGAATCCGTCATGCAATACGGAATATACAATGCCTACCGGCTTGCGACTGCACCGACGGGATCGATTTCATATGTGAACGAGGCAACAGCCTCCATTCATCCGATTACTCAACGAATTGAGGAACGTACCGAAGGAAAACGTGGGAAAGTGTATTATCCTGCACCATATTTAACGACCGAAACACTACCATACTATGAGTCTGCCTATGATATCGATCAACGAAAAGTGATTGATACGTATGCAACGGCACAAAAGCATGTCGATCAAGGTTTAAGTATGACGTTGTTTATGAGATCTGAATTACCAGATGGGATGTATGAATGGAAAATAAACAGCGAATATCCTACGAAGAAAACAACAAGAGATTTGAATATCTTGAGAAATTATGCATGGAAAAAAGGCATTAAATCAGTTTATTACATTAGAACGTATACGGATGATGGAACTGAAGTTGGTGCGAACTATTGTGAATCTTGCAGTATTTAA
- the nrdI gene encoding class Ib ribonucleoside-diphosphate reductase assembly flavoprotein NrdI codes for MLVVYLSLTGNVRSFVKRTELESVEINYSDPLFEVHESFIMIAPSYDDDITDIISSFLNYKNNLDYLVGFVGSGNLNFDHNYCFNARDLAQKYQKPLLFTFEFSGTDEDVIYFKKEVNQLASTGIK; via the coding sequence ATGTTAGTTGTTTATCTTTCCTTAACTGGAAATGTTAGAAGCTTCGTAAAGAGGACCGAGCTGGAATCTGTTGAAATCAACTACTCGGATCCTCTTTTTGAGGTCCATGAATCCTTTATTATGATTGCCCCATCCTATGATGACGATATTACAGATATCATTAGTTCATTTCTTAACTATAAAAATAACCTCGACTATTTAGTTGGCTTTGTTGGCAGCGGTAATTTGAATTTTGATCATAATTATTGCTTTAATGCACGGGATTTAGCCCAAAAATATCAGAAACCATTACTCTTTACATTTGAATTTAGCGGGACAGATGAAGACGTTATTTATTTTAAGAAGGAAGTGAATCAACTTGCTAGCACCGGAATTAAGTAA
- a CDS encoding glutaredoxin domain-containing protein, translated as MSKVTVYTKNGCPQCDMTKVVLNGEGIEFETFNVEEDENAFDYVVNTLNLRQMPVVIVEGQEPFTGFQPDKLKALAVKC; from the coding sequence ATGTCGAAAGTAACAGTGTATACGAAAAATGGATGTCCTCAATGTGATATGACAAAAGTAGTTCTAAATGGGGAAGGAATTGAGTTTGAAACGTTCAATGTAGAAGAAGATGAGAATGCTTTTGATTACGTTGTAAATACACTGAATTTGCGTCAGATGCCGGTAGTGATTGTTGAGGGGCAGGAACCATTTACTGGTTTTCAGCCAGATAAATTGAAAGCATTAGCTGTTAAATGTTAG
- a CDS encoding mechanosensitive ion channel family protein, translated as MDIQTLKNWLHAFNYMSLIIIAAVVIGMSILRWILLSILKKLPKRHAALRSIVNWFTFYGTLIFLLLYFSKAKWMFAKIFKFGKVDITLFLIIVAVLIISLASRFSKISTNVLLPGIYNRYHLDKGTRYTFDRVVHYSIMIIAIIVSLTTVGINLSALTMFASIISVGIGFGLQNIASNFISGVIILFERPIKVGDRVLIDDIIGDVEKINMRATIIKTVNNEHIIVPNSYFLGEKVVNRSFSDPRLRISIPFTVDIGTDAEKVKELLMEIAREESLVSPAVLLDPEPFVNFVGFGATNLQFELSIMIADPNQLASIKSNINFRINKQFYENKLEMASK; from the coding sequence ATGGATATTCAAACATTAAAAAATTGGCTTCACGCTTTTAATTATATGAGCTTAATCATCATTGCAGCTGTTGTTATTGGAATGTCGATATTGCGATGGATTCTTCTTTCGATTCTCAAAAAGCTTCCCAAACGTCATGCTGCGTTGAGAAGCATCGTAAATTGGTTTACTTTTTATGGAACACTGATCTTTTTGCTTCTATATTTTTCAAAAGCTAAATGGATGTTTGCCAAGATTTTTAAATTCGGCAAAGTGGATATAACGCTATTCCTAATTATTGTGGCTGTTTTAATTATTTCTTTAGCCAGTCGATTTTCAAAAATTTCAACCAATGTTTTATTGCCTGGGATTTACAATCGATACCACTTAGATAAAGGCACGAGATATACATTTGACCGAGTTGTACATTATTCTATTATGATTATTGCGATTATTGTCAGTCTAACGACAGTGGGGATCAATCTAAGTGCATTAACGATGTTTGCTAGCATCATCAGTGTCGGAATTGGGTTTGGACTGCAAAACATTGCATCCAACTTTATCTCCGGAGTGATTATTCTGTTTGAACGTCCAATAAAAGTTGGGGATCGCGTTCTTATCGATGATATTATTGGAGACGTTGAAAAAATTAATATGCGGGCGACGATTATTAAAACAGTTAATAACGAACACATTATTGTTCCGAATTCCTATTTTTTAGGAGAAAAGGTCGTTAACCGTTCGTTTAGTGATCCTAGACTTCGAATATCGATTCCTTTTACTGTTGATATTGGAACCGATGCAGAAAAAGTAAAAGAATTGCTTATGGAGATTGCAAGAGAGGAAAGCTTGGTCTCACCGGCAGTCTTATTGGATCCGGAACCATTTGTGAACTTTGTTGGATTTGGGGCTACCAACCTTCAATTTGAACTATCAATCATGATAGCTGATCCTAATCAGCTTGCAAGTATAAAAAGTAACATTAACTTTAGAATAAATAAGCAATTTTATGAAAATAAATTGGAAATGGCGAGCAAATAA